Below is a window of Streptomyces sp. WMMB303 DNA.
ACTCGGGCTCGGGCGCGGACTCCTCCTCCGGCACGCAGGACGGCGGCTCGCAGAAGGACTCGCAGAAGGGCTCGGGGGACGCCGTGGACGGGGTGAAGAAGACCGCCGTCAAGGGCTCGCGGACCGACGCGGTGAACCCCGCCTCCGCCCAGGCCCGGGAGAGCAAGCGCTGCCACACCGGCGAACTGCGCTACTCCTGGGGCGGTCCGCACGGCGGCGCCCCGGACATGGAGGCCGACCAGCAGCAGATCGCCTCGATCCGGCTCACCAACAGCGGCGGACGCACCTGCACCGTGTACGGCTTCCCCGGCGTCCGTCTGATCAGCGACTCCGGCGACACCTGGGACCTGCGCCGCTCCTCGGACAAGCCGAGCACCCTCACCCTGCACCCGGGTGACGACACCGCCATGGTCTCCATGAACGTCCTGCCGCTGCCGCACGACATGAAGGGCCCCAAGCCCTTCAAGGTGAGCAAGGTCCTGCTGACCCCGCCCGACGAGACCACCCACGTCACGCTCGAGTGGCCCTACGGCGGTGCCCTGGTCGACCAGTCCGGCGCCACCCGGCCCGGCACCTTCGTCAACCCGGTCGGCGTGGGCTGACACCGCCGCGCCGCTCCCGCCGGCCGGTGGCGGTTCCGTCGGCGGCGACCGCGTCCCCGCCCGGACCGGAGGCGGGGCGGGGACGGGCATCCGCTCCGTCCCCGCCCCGCCTCCGGTCCTTCAGGTCGGCCGCGCGGCGGCGCCGCGCGTGCGGGTCGGGCGGGTGTTCAGCCGACCGGGTCCTTGGCGGTGCCGGCGGGCTGCCCCTCCGCGGCGGCCGCCGGTGCCGCGGCGGGCTCCGGCTCCGGCTCCGGCCGCGGCTGCGGCTCCGAGGGCCTCGGCTTCCCGGCGTACGGGGCGCGGCCCAGTTCGGGGAAGTCCTCCTTCAGCGCCCGGAGCAGGCAGAACATCACCACGAAGGCGATCACGAAGAACGGCAGCCCGATGACGGTGATGACCTGCTGGAGGGCGTCCAGTCCGCTCTTGCCGGTGGCCGCCAGCAGGGTGCCGCCGACCACGCCCTGCATGACGGCCCAGAAGACGCGCTGCCGGGTGGGGGTGCGCTTCTTCTCGTCCGCCCGCTCGCACAGCATGTCGACCACCATGGAGGCGGAGTCGGCTGAGGTGGTGAAGAAGATGACCACGATCAGCACCGACAGCGCCGAGACGAAGGTGGCCGCCGGGTAGTTGCCCAGGAACGTGAAGAGCGCGCCGGGTACGTCCCCGTCGTCCACGACCGCCTTGACCAGCCCGCCGGGGCCGTTCATCTCGATGTCGAACGAGCCCATGCCGAAGATGCTGAACCAGATCACCGTGAAGGCGGTGGGCAGTCCCAGAACGCCCACGACGAATTCCCGGATCGTGCGCCCCTTGGAGATGCGGGCGACGAAGATGCCGACGAACGGCGACCAGGTGATGGTCCAGGCCCAGTAGAAGACCGTCCAGCTCCCCTGCCAGCCGGTGTCGGCGAAGGTGTCGTTCCAGAACGACAGCGGCACCACCGAGCTGAGATAGGTGCCGGTCGACTCGACGATGCCCTTGGCCATGAAGAGCGTCGGCCCGGCGACGAGGACGAAGACCAGCAGGCCGACGGCCATCAGGATGTTGACGTTGGAGAGCATCTTGATGCCCTTGTCCAGGCCGCTGACCACGGAGGCCGTCGCGATCGCCGTCACTCCCGCGATCAGCAGGACCTGGACCAGTTTGTTCTCCGGGACGCCGAAGAGTTCGTTCAGACCGCTGT
It encodes the following:
- a CDS encoding DUF4232 domain-containing protein encodes the protein MTAKLNRAVRCTAAVLAALAVGAGATACDASSGSSDKAASHSGSGADSSSGTQDGGSQKDSQKGSGDAVDGVKKTAVKGSRTDAVNPASAQARESKRCHTGELRYSWGGPHGGAPDMEADQQQIASIRLTNSGGRTCTVYGFPGVRLISDSGDTWDLRRSSDKPSTLTLHPGDDTAMVSMNVLPLPHDMKGPKPFKVSKVLLTPPDETTHVTLEWPYGGALVDQSGATRPGTFVNPVGVG
- a CDS encoding BCCT family transporter, which encodes MLDKLQRRLGLRTDAVIFFTSAALTVLFVATTITLTDQVDSVFTAASDWILTNLGWFYILGVTTFVLFLIWIALSRYGHVRLGGQDSRPEYSNGAWFAMLFAAGIGTILMFWGVAEPISHFADPPEQGVKPESNSAAERAMAFALYHFGLHTWAIFCLPALAFAYFVYQRGLPFRVSSILHPLLGDRISGPIGKTVDVTAVVGTLFGVSVSIGLGTLQINSGLNELFGVPENKLVQVLLIAGVTAIATASVVSGLDKGIKMLSNVNILMAVGLLVFVLVAGPTLFMAKGIVESTGTYLSSVVPLSFWNDTFADTGWQGSWTVFYWAWTITWSPFVGIFVARISKGRTIREFVVGVLGLPTAFTVIWFSIFGMGSFDIEMNGPGGLVKAVVDDGDVPGALFTFLGNYPAATFVSALSVLIVVIFFTTSADSASMVVDMLCERADEKKRTPTRQRVFWAVMQGVVGGTLLAATGKSGLDALQQVITVIGLPFFVIAFVVMFCLLRALKEDFPELGRAPYAGKPRPSEPQPRPEPEPEPAAAPAAAAEGQPAGTAKDPVG